One genomic window of Pseudomonas chlororaphis subsp. piscium includes the following:
- the mgtA gene encoding magnesium-translocating P-type ATPase, with amino-acid sequence MNLTLLKEFFAGFLRTRHFARHFRRLALLESFSDASVSRDVPPNLAHTLVAAANDNAADLLQRLGSHTDGLSESEAEVLREQHGLNEVEHEQPLPWWTHLWHCYKNPFNLLLTLLAVISWLTEDMKAATVIFSMVVLSTLLRFWQEAKSNKAADALKAMVSNTATVLRRNVLDAAPSVFARLHGAAVAHQGLQRLELPIRQLVPGDLIQLSAGDMIPADCRVLSAKDLFVSQAAMTGESLPVEKFPRQQDAATLNPLELDNILFMGTNVVSGAATALVLTTGNATYFGALAQRVGATDRAPTSFQNGVNKVSWLLIRFMFVMAPLVLFINGFTKGDWMEALLFALSIAVGLTPEMLPMIVTSTLAKGAVFLSRKKVIVKRLDAIQNFGAMDVLCTDKTGTLTQDKIFLARHVDVWGEESEDVLEMAYLNSYYQTGLKNLLDVAVLEHVEVHRELRVGTAFQKVDEIPFDFNRRRMSVVVAEKERPHLLICKGAVEEVLAVCTRVRHGAAEEMLSDELLARIRQVTAEFNGEGLRVVAVAARPMPRGRDSYSLADEQGLTLIGYVAFLDPPKESTAPALQALAAHGVAVKVLTGDNELVTAKICREVGLEQQGLLLGNDIERMSDTQLAKAVETTNVFARLTPSHKERIVRLLKGNGHVVGFMGDGINDAPALRTADIGISVDSAVDIAKEAADIILLEKSLMVLEEGVLEGRRTFANMLKYIKMTASSNFGNVFSVLVASAFIPFLPMLPMHLLVQNLLYDISQIAIPFDNVDDEMLARPQRWQPADVGRFMLFFGPISSIFDIGTFALMWYVFDANTPDHQTLFQSGWFVVGLLTQTLIVHMIRTPKIPFLQSRAAMPLLVMTLVIMAIGIFLPMGPLAHYFKLQALPSLYFVFLPVILLAYMALTQAVKGFYIRRFGWQ; translated from the coding sequence ATGAACCTCACCCTGCTCAAAGAGTTTTTTGCCGGCTTCCTGCGGACCCGGCATTTCGCCCGGCACTTTCGCCGCCTGGCCTTGCTGGAGAGCTTCAGCGACGCCAGCGTCAGCCGCGACGTACCGCCCAACCTGGCGCACACCCTGGTGGCTGCGGCCAACGACAATGCCGCGGACCTGCTGCAACGCCTCGGCAGCCACACCGATGGCCTGAGCGAGAGCGAGGCCGAGGTCCTGCGCGAGCAGCATGGCCTCAACGAGGTCGAGCACGAGCAGCCGCTGCCCTGGTGGACGCACCTGTGGCATTGCTACAAGAACCCCTTCAACTTGCTGCTGACCCTGCTGGCGGTGATCTCCTGGCTGACCGAAGACATGAAGGCGGCCACGGTGATTTTCTCCATGGTGGTGCTCTCCACGCTGCTGCGTTTCTGGCAGGAGGCCAAGTCGAACAAGGCCGCCGACGCCCTCAAGGCGATGGTCAGCAACACCGCCACTGTGCTGCGGCGCAATGTACTCGACGCAGCGCCGTCGGTGTTCGCCAGGCTGCATGGCGCGGCGGTGGCGCACCAGGGCCTGCAACGCCTGGAACTGCCGATCCGGCAACTGGTGCCGGGCGACCTGATCCAGCTTTCGGCCGGCGACATGATCCCCGCCGATTGCCGGGTGCTCAGCGCCAAGGACCTGTTCGTCAGCCAGGCGGCGATGACCGGCGAATCGCTGCCGGTGGAGAAATTCCCGCGCCAGCAGGACGCCGCCACCCTCAACCCGCTGGAGCTGGACAACATCCTGTTCATGGGCACCAACGTGGTGTCCGGCGCGGCCACCGCGCTGGTCCTGACCACCGGCAACGCCACCTATTTCGGCGCCCTGGCCCAGCGGGTCGGAGCCACCGACCGGGCGCCGACTTCGTTCCAGAACGGGGTGAACAAGGTCAGCTGGCTGCTGATCCGCTTCATGTTCGTCATGGCGCCGCTGGTGCTGTTCATCAACGGCTTCACCAAGGGCGACTGGATGGAAGCGCTGCTGTTCGCGCTGTCCATCGCCGTGGGCCTGACCCCGGAAATGCTGCCGATGATCGTCACCTCGACCCTGGCCAAGGGCGCGGTGTTCCTGTCGCGCAAGAAGGTCATCGTCAAGCGCCTGGACGCGATCCAGAACTTCGGCGCCATGGACGTGCTGTGCACCGACAAGACCGGCACCCTGACCCAGGACAAGATCTTCCTCGCCCGGCACGTGGATGTCTGGGGTGAAGAGTCCGAGGATGTGCTGGAAATGGCCTACCTGAACAGCTACTACCAGACCGGCCTGAAGAACCTGCTGGACGTGGCGGTGCTGGAGCACGTCGAAGTGCACCGCGAGCTGAGGGTCGGCACGGCGTTCCAGAAAGTCGACGAGATTCCCTTCGACTTCAACCGGCGGCGCATGTCGGTGGTGGTGGCCGAGAAGGAGCGTCCGCACCTGCTGATCTGCAAGGGCGCGGTGGAGGAGGTGCTGGCAGTGTGCACCCGGGTGCGCCATGGCGCCGCCGAAGAAATGCTCAGCGACGAGCTGCTGGCGCGGATTCGCCAGGTCACCGCCGAGTTCAACGGCGAAGGCCTGCGGGTGGTGGCCGTGGCCGCCCGGCCGATGCCGCGAGGCCGCGACAGCTACAGCCTGGCGGACGAGCAGGGGCTGACCCTGATCGGTTACGTGGCCTTTCTCGATCCGCCCAAGGAAAGCACCGCGCCGGCCCTCCAGGCCCTGGCGGCCCATGGCGTGGCGGTGAAGGTGCTGACCGGCGACAACGAGCTGGTGACGGCGAAGATCTGCCGCGAAGTCGGCCTGGAACAACAGGGCCTGCTGCTGGGCAACGACATCGAGCGGATGAGCGATACCCAGCTGGCCAAGGCGGTGGAAACCACCAACGTCTTCGCCCGGCTCACACCCTCGCACAAGGAGCGCATCGTCCGCCTGCTCAAAGGCAACGGCCATGTGGTCGGCTTCATGGGCGACGGTATCAACGACGCGCCGGCGTTGCGCACCGCGGACATCGGCATTTCGGTGGACAGCGCCGTGGACATCGCCAAGGAGGCGGCGGACATCATCCTCCTGGAGAAAAGCCTGATGGTGCTGGAGGAGGGCGTGCTGGAAGGGCGGCGGACCTTCGCCAACATGCTCAAGTACATCAAGATGACCGCCAGCTCGAACTTCGGCAATGTGTTCTCGGTGCTGGTGGCCAGTGCCTTCATTCCGTTCCTGCCGATGCTGCCGATGCACCTGCTGGTGCAGAACCTGCTGTACGACATTTCCCAGATCGCCATCCCGTTCGACAACGTCGATGACGAAATGCTGGCCCGGCCCCAGCGCTGGCAACCGGCGGACGTCGGGCGCTTCATGCTGTTTTTCGGGCCGATCAGTTCGATCTTCGACATCGGCACCTTCGCCCTGATGTGGTACGTGTTCGATGCCAATACCCCGGACCACCAGACCCTGTTCCAGTCCGGCTGGTTCGTGGTCGGCCTGCTGACCCAGACCCTGATCGTGCACATGATCCGCACGCCGAAGATCCCCTTCCTGCAAAGCCGCGCGGCCATGCCGCTGCTGGTGATGACCCTGGTGATCATGGCCATCGGCATCTTCCTGCCCATGGGCCCGCTGGCGCACTACTTCAAGCTGCAGGCGCTGCCGTCGCTGTACTTCGTGTTCCTGCCGGTGATCCTGCTGGCGTATATGGCGCTGACTCAGGCGGTGAAGGGCTTTTATATCCGCCGGTTCGGCTGGCAATAA
- a CDS encoding LysR family transcriptional regulator, whose translation MMEDLNTLYYFTQVVEHRGFAAAGRALDMPKSKLSRRIAQLEERLGVRLIHRTSRHCSLTEIGHEYYQRCLAMRVEAESAAEVIERNRSEPQGLVRISCPTALLNSWVGPMLTRYMLKYPLVELFIESTNRRVDLIHEGFDIALRVRFPPLESSDLVMKVLGNSTQCLVGHPDFLARLSNPASPADLSGLPSLHWGAAQREYQWELFGPDESLAQIRHKPRMVTDDLIALRQAALAGIGVAHLPSVVVRDDMAAGRLVHLVPGWAPKCGIVHAIFPSRRGLLPSVRTLIDFLGEEFSHSDMT comes from the coding sequence ATGATGGAAGACCTCAACACCCTCTATTACTTCACCCAGGTCGTCGAACACCGTGGTTTCGCCGCCGCCGGGCGCGCCCTGGACATGCCCAAGTCCAAGCTCAGCCGGCGTATTGCCCAGCTCGAAGAGCGCCTCGGCGTGCGCCTGATTCACCGCACCAGCCGCCACTGCTCGCTCACCGAGATCGGCCATGAGTACTACCAGCGCTGCCTGGCCATGCGCGTGGAAGCGGAAAGCGCCGCGGAAGTCATCGAGCGCAACCGTTCCGAACCCCAGGGCCTGGTGCGCATCAGTTGCCCGACCGCGCTGCTCAACTCCTGGGTCGGGCCGATGCTGACCCGCTACATGCTCAAGTACCCGCTGGTGGAGCTGTTCATCGAGAGCACCAATCGCCGGGTCGACCTGATCCACGAGGGTTTCGACATCGCCCTGCGGGTGCGCTTCCCGCCGCTGGAAAGCAGCGACCTGGTGATGAAGGTGCTGGGCAACAGCACCCAGTGCCTGGTCGGCCACCCGGACTTTCTCGCGCGCCTGTCGAACCCCGCCTCGCCCGCCGACCTCAGCGGCCTGCCGAGCCTGCACTGGGGCGCGGCGCAGCGCGAATACCAGTGGGAGCTGTTCGGCCCGGACGAGTCTCTGGCGCAGATTCGCCACAAGCCGCGAATGGTCACCGACGACCTGATCGCCTTGCGCCAGGCGGCGCTGGCGGGGATCGGCGTCGCCCACCTGCCCAGCGTGGTGGTGCGCGACGACATGGCCGCCGGACGCCTGGTGCATCTGGTACCGGGCTGGGCGCCCAAGTGCGGGATCGTCCATGCGATCTTCCCGTCGCGCCGGGGCCTGCTGCCGTCGGTGCGCACCCTGATCGACTTTCTCGGCGAGGAGTTCAGCCACAGCGATATGACCTGA
- a CDS encoding efflux RND transporter periplasmic adaptor subunit, with translation MKRPRHTRRALLVTLCLIPVVAFAAWKILPPGRDQFATVQVSRGTIESSVTALGTLQPRRYVDVGAQASGQIRKIHVEAGDPVKEGQLLVEIDPATQQAKLDASRFSIENLQAQLQEQRAQNQLARQKYQRQQNLAAGGATRDEDVQTARAELKATQARIDMIQAQIRQAQASLRSDQAELGYTRIYAPMSGTVVAVDAREGQTLNAQQQTPLILRIARLSPMTVWAEVSEADIGHVKPGMTAYFTTLSGGARRWTSTVRQILPIPPKPLNESSQGSGSPNSSSKSGSGRVVLYTVLLDVDNADNALMAEMTAQVFFVAERAQDVLTAPIAALQSSADSGVQLARVVAKNGSIEERKVRVGISDRLRIQVLDGLDEGDHLLIGPAQSSGG, from the coding sequence ATGAAACGTCCCCGTCATACCCGACGCGCCCTGCTTGTCACCCTGTGTCTGATTCCTGTCGTTGCCTTCGCTGCCTGGAAAATCCTGCCGCCAGGGCGCGACCAGTTCGCCACCGTGCAGGTCAGCCGCGGCACCATCGAAAGCAGCGTGACCGCCCTGGGCACCCTGCAACCGCGGCGTTATGTCGACGTCGGCGCCCAGGCGTCCGGACAGATCCGCAAGATCCACGTCGAAGCCGGCGACCCGGTCAAGGAAGGCCAGTTGCTGGTGGAGATCGACCCCGCCACCCAGCAGGCCAAGCTCGACGCCAGCCGCTTCTCCATCGAGAACCTGCAGGCCCAGTTGCAAGAGCAGCGGGCGCAGAACCAACTGGCCCGGCAGAAATACCAGCGCCAGCAGAACCTCGCCGCCGGCGGCGCGACCCGCGACGAAGACGTGCAGACCGCCCGCGCCGAACTCAAGGCCACCCAGGCGCGGATCGACATGATCCAGGCGCAGATCCGCCAGGCCCAGGCCAGCCTGCGCAGCGACCAGGCCGAGCTGGGCTACACGCGCATCTATGCGCCGATGTCCGGCACCGTGGTCGCGGTGGACGCCCGCGAAGGCCAGACCCTCAACGCCCAGCAGCAGACGCCGCTGATCCTGCGCATCGCCCGGCTGTCGCCGATGACCGTCTGGGCCGAAGTTTCCGAAGCCGATATCGGCCATGTCAAACCGGGCATGACCGCCTACTTCACCACCTTGAGCGGCGGCGCCCGGCGCTGGACCAGCACCGTGCGGCAGATCCTGCCGATCCCGCCCAAGCCGCTGAACGAAAGCAGCCAGGGCAGCGGCAGCCCCAACAGTTCGAGCAAGAGCGGCAGTGGCCGGGTGGTGCTCTACACCGTGTTGCTGGATGTGGATAACGCCGACAACGCGCTGATGGCGGAAATGACCGCCCAGGTGTTTTTTGTCGCCGAGCGCGCGCAAGACGTCCTCACCGCGCCGATCGCCGCCCTGCAGAGCAGCGCCGATAGCGGCGTACAGCTGGCCCGGGTGGTGGCGAAAAACGGCTCGATCGAGGAGCGCAAGGTGCGGGTCGGCATCAGCGACCGCTTGCGCATCCAGGTCCTGGACGGCCTCGACGAAGGCGATCACCTGCTGATCGGTCCCGCCCAAAGCAGCGGAGGCTGA
- a CDS encoding MgtC/SapB family protein: protein MQALQNINLTSLVDTLVSLSAAFILGGLIGFERQYRQRTAGLRTNVLVAVGAAIFVDMANRLGGAEGAVRVVAYVVSGIGFLGAGVIMREEGNVRGLNTAATLWASAAVGACAGADLILEAFLGTLFVLAANTLLRPIVNNINRQPLDVISAEVTNIVYVIAHRSKQKAVFALLEAELERSNYPASDIDVHAFGNDDVEIEATLATTSVDGDELDALVVRLSTSALVEQAFWSPSTTE from the coding sequence ATGCAAGCACTCCAGAACATCAACCTGACCTCCCTGGTGGATACCCTGGTCAGCCTCAGCGCGGCCTTTATCCTCGGTGGCCTGATCGGCTTCGAGCGGCAGTACCGGCAGCGCACCGCCGGCCTGCGCACCAACGTGCTGGTGGCGGTGGGCGCGGCGATTTTCGTCGACATGGCCAACCGTCTCGGCGGCGCCGAAGGGGCGGTGCGGGTGGTGGCCTATGTGGTGTCCGGCATCGGTTTTCTCGGCGCCGGGGTGATCATGCGCGAGGAGGGCAACGTGCGTGGCCTGAACACCGCGGCCACCCTCTGGGCCTCGGCGGCGGTGGGTGCCTGCGCCGGCGCCGACCTGATCCTCGAGGCCTTTCTCGGCACGCTGTTCGTGCTGGCGGCGAATACCCTGCTGCGGCCGATCGTCAACAACATCAACCGCCAGCCGCTGGACGTGATCTCCGCCGAGGTCACCAACATCGTCTATGTCATCGCCCATCGCTCCAAGCAGAAAGCCGTGTTCGCCCTGCTCGAAGCGGAGCTGGAGCGCAGCAACTACCCGGCCAGCGATATCGATGTCCATGCCTTCGGCAACGACGACGTGGAGATCGAAGCCACCCTGGCCACCACCTCGGTGGACGGCGACGAACTCGATGCCCTGGTGGTGCGCCTGTCCACTTCGGCCCTGGTGGAGCAGGCGTTCTGGAGCCCCAGTACCACCGAATAA
- a CDS encoding sigma-70 family RNA polymerase sigma factor — protein sequence MLENYYRELVCFLNAKLGNLQVAEDVVHDAYVRVLERSSDTPIEQPRAFLYRTALNLVIDGHRRNALRQVEPLDVLDNEERFFSPSPQTSIDHGQRLDMLQRALAELPALCRESFLLRKLEGLSHPEIAERLGISRSLVEKHIVNAMKHCRVRVRQWDAH from the coding sequence ATGTTGGAAAACTACTATCGCGAGCTGGTGTGTTTCCTCAACGCCAAGCTGGGCAACCTGCAGGTGGCCGAAGATGTGGTGCATGACGCTTACGTGCGGGTGCTGGAGCGTTCCAGCGACACGCCGATCGAGCAACCGCGGGCCTTCCTCTATCGCACGGCGCTGAACCTGGTGATCGACGGCCATCGGCGCAATGCCTTGCGCCAGGTCGAGCCCCTGGATGTGCTCGACAATGAAGAGCGTTTCTTCAGCCCCTCGCCACAGACCAGCATCGACCACGGCCAGCGCCTGGACATGCTGCAACGGGCGCTGGCGGAGCTGCCGGCGCTGTGCCGGGAAAGTTTCCTGCTGCGCAAGCTCGAAGGCCTGTCCCACCCCGAGATCGCCGAGCGCCTGGGGATTTCCCGCAGCCTGGTGGAGAAGCACATCGTCAATGCGATGAAGCATTGCCGGGTGCGGGTCCGGCAGTGGGACGCCCATTGA
- a CDS encoding lysine N(6)-hydroxylase/L-ornithine N(5)-oxygenase family protein: protein MTQAIASTIVHDLIGIGFGPSNLALAIALEERGQIQGPLDALFLDKQADYRWHGNTLVAQSDLQISFLKDLVTLRNPTSPYSFVNYLKHHGRLVDFINLGTFYPCRMEFNDYLRWVAGHFQEQSRYGEEVLAIEPVLHNQQVEALRVISRDSQGHEFVRTSRSVVVSPGGTPLIPDTFKALKDDGRVFHHAHYLERMANQPCTSGKPMNVAIIGGGQSAAEAFIDLNDSFPSVQVDILMRGSALKPADDSPFVNEVFSPAFTDLVFQQPSGERERLVHEYQNTNYSVVDVDLIERIYGILYRQKVSGIARHAFRTLTTVEKATATAQGIELVLRNTSTGELSTRHYDAVILATGYERQTHRALLAPLEAYLGDFEVDRNYRVITDERCKAGVYTQGFSQASHGLSDTLLSVLPIRAEEIAASLYEHDKGRHSRSVRDLLLATAS from the coding sequence ATGACACAGGCAATTGCATCGACCATCGTTCACGACCTGATCGGTATCGGTTTCGGCCCCTCGAATCTGGCGCTGGCTATCGCGCTGGAAGAACGTGGCCAGATTCAGGGTCCGCTGGACGCGCTGTTTCTCGACAAGCAGGCCGATTACCGCTGGCACGGCAACACCCTGGTGGCCCAGAGCGACCTGCAGATTTCCTTTCTCAAGGACCTGGTGACCCTGCGCAACCCGACCAGCCCGTACTCCTTCGTCAACTACCTCAAGCACCACGGCCGCCTGGTGGACTTCATCAACCTGGGCACCTTCTATCCGTGCCGCATGGAGTTCAACGATTACCTGCGCTGGGTCGCCGGGCACTTCCAGGAGCAGAGCCGCTACGGTGAAGAAGTACTGGCCATCGAACCGGTGCTGCACAACCAGCAGGTCGAGGCGCTGCGGGTGATTTCCCGCGACAGCCAGGGCCATGAGTTCGTCCGTACCAGCCGTTCGGTGGTGGTCAGCCCTGGCGGTACGCCATTGATCCCGGACACCTTCAAGGCGCTCAAGGACGACGGCCGGGTGTTCCACCACGCGCACTACCTGGAACGCATGGCCAACCAGCCGTGCACCAGCGGCAAGCCGATGAACGTGGCGATCATCGGTGGCGGGCAGAGCGCGGCCGAGGCCTTCATCGACCTCAACGACAGCTTCCCATCGGTGCAGGTGGACATACTGATGCGCGGTTCGGCGCTGAAGCCGGCGGACGACAGCCCGTTCGTCAACGAAGTGTTCTCGCCGGCCTTCACCGACCTGGTGTTCCAGCAGCCGAGCGGCGAGCGCGAGCGCCTGGTCCACGAGTACCAGAACACCAACTACTCGGTGGTGGATGTCGACCTGATCGAACGCATCTACGGGATTCTCTACCGCCAGAAAGTCTCCGGTATCGCACGCCATGCCTTCCGCACCCTGACCACCGTGGAGAAAGCCACCGCCACCGCCCAGGGCATCGAGCTGGTGCTGCGCAATACCTCCACCGGCGAGTTGAGCACCCGCCACTACGACGCGGTGATCCTGGCCACCGGCTACGAGCGCCAGACCCACCGCGCATTGCTGGCGCCGCTGGAAGCCTACCTGGGCGACTTCGAAGTGGACCGCAACTACCGGGTCATCACCGACGAGCGCTGCAAGGCCGGCGTCTACACCCAGGGCTTCAGCCAGGCCAGCCACGGCCTGAGCGACACCTTGCTGTCGGTGCTGCCGATCCGCGCCGAGGAGATCGCCGCCTCGCTGTACGAGCACGACAAAGGCCGCCACAGCCGTTCGGTGCGTGATCTGCTGCTGGCCACGGCCAGCTGA
- a CDS encoding MacB family efflux pump subunit, producing MQTPLIDLKDIRKSYGGGDTPQVDVLRGINLSIHAGEFVAIVGASGSGKSTLMNILGCLDRPTSGEYLFAGENVARLDSDELAWLRREAFGFVFQGYHLIPSGSAQENVEMPAIYAGTPAAERHARAAALLDRLGLASRTGNRPHQLSGGQQQRVSIARALMNGGHIILADEPTGALDSHSGAEVMTLLDELASQGHVVILITHDREVAARAKRIIEIRDGEIVSDTADDHPEVQASANSGALQAVDLRQRLADGSEHNGAWKGELVDAVQAAWRVMWINRFRTALTLLGIVIGVASVVVMLAVGEGSKRQVMAQMGAFGSNIIYLSGHTPNPRTPPGIITLDDVAALAALPQVKRIMPVNGSEAGVRFGNVDHTSYVGGNDTNFPAIFNWPVVEGSYFTEADERAAAAVAVIGKKVRDKLLKDVANPIGQYILIENVPFQVVGVLAEKGASSGDQDSDDRIAIPYSAASIRLFGSHNPEYVAIATSDARKVKEAEQAIDQLMLRMHGGKRDFELTNNAAMIQAEARTQNTLSLMLGAIAAISLLVGGIGVMNIMLMTVRERTREIGIRMATGARQRDILRQFLTEAVMLSVVGGLTGIALALIIGGVLILSEVAVAFSLVAVLGAFACALVTGVIFGFMPARKAARLDPVTALTSE from the coding sequence ATGCAGACCCCGCTGATCGACCTCAAGGACATCCGCAAATCCTACGGCGGCGGCGACACGCCGCAAGTGGACGTGCTACGTGGCATCAACCTGTCGATCCACGCCGGCGAGTTCGTCGCCATAGTCGGCGCCTCCGGCTCCGGCAAATCGACGCTGATGAACATCCTCGGCTGCCTCGACCGCCCGACCTCGGGCGAGTACCTGTTCGCCGGGGAAAACGTCGCCCGGCTGGACAGCGACGAACTGGCCTGGCTGCGCCGCGAGGCCTTCGGCTTCGTGTTCCAGGGCTACCACCTGATCCCGTCCGGCTCGGCCCAGGAAAACGTCGAGATGCCGGCGATCTATGCCGGCACTCCGGCGGCCGAGCGCCATGCCCGCGCCGCCGCCCTGCTCGACCGCCTGGGCCTGGCCAGCCGCACCGGCAACCGTCCGCACCAGTTGTCTGGCGGCCAGCAGCAGCGGGTGTCGATCGCCCGCGCGCTGATGAACGGCGGCCACATCATCCTCGCCGATGAACCCACCGGCGCCCTCGACAGCCACAGCGGCGCCGAGGTCATGACCCTGCTCGACGAACTGGCCAGCCAGGGCCATGTGGTGATCCTGATCACCCACGACCGCGAAGTCGCGGCCCGGGCCAAGCGCATCATCGAAATCCGCGACGGCGAAATCGTCAGCGACACCGCCGACGACCACCCCGAGGTCCAGGCCAGCGCCAACAGCGGCGCCCTGCAGGCGGTGGACCTGCGCCAGCGCCTGGCCGACGGCAGCGAACACAACGGCGCCTGGAAAGGCGAACTGGTGGACGCCGTGCAAGCGGCTTGGCGGGTGATGTGGATCAACCGCTTCCGCACCGCCCTGACCCTGCTGGGGATCGTCATCGGCGTAGCCTCGGTGGTGGTGATGCTGGCGGTGGGCGAAGGCAGCAAGCGCCAGGTCATGGCGCAGATGGGCGCGTTCGGCTCGAACATCATTTACCTCAGCGGCCACACGCCCAACCCGCGCACCCCACCCGGCATCATCACCCTCGACGACGTCGCCGCCCTGGCCGCCCTGCCGCAGGTCAAGCGCATCATGCCGGTCAATGGTTCCGAGGCCGGCGTGCGCTTCGGCAACGTCGACCACACCAGCTACGTCGGCGGCAACGACACCAACTTCCCGGCGATCTTCAACTGGCCGGTGGTCGAAGGCAGCTATTTCACCGAGGCCGACGAGCGCGCCGCGGCGGCCGTGGCGGTGATCGGCAAGAAGGTCCGCGACAAGTTGCTCAAGGACGTGGCCAACCCCATCGGCCAATACATCCTGATCGAGAATGTGCCATTCCAGGTGGTCGGCGTCCTGGCGGAAAAAGGCGCCAGCTCCGGCGACCAGGACAGCGACGACCGCATCGCCATCCCCTACTCCGCCGCGAGCATCCGCCTGTTCGGCAGCCACAACCCGGAGTACGTGGCGATCGCCACCAGCGACGCGCGCAAGGTCAAGGAGGCCGAGCAGGCCATCGACCAGTTGATGCTGCGCATGCACGGTGGCAAGCGTGATTTCGAACTGACCAACAACGCGGCGATGATCCAGGCCGAGGCCCGCACCCAGAACACCCTGTCGCTGATGCTCGGCGCCATCGCCGCGATCTCGCTGCTGGTGGGCGGCATCGGGGTGATGAACATCATGCTCATGACCGTGCGCGAACGCACCCGCGAGATCGGCATCCGCATGGCCACCGGCGCCCGCCAGCGTGACATCCTGCGCCAGTTCCTCACCGAGGCGGTGATGCTCTCGGTGGTCGGCGGCCTGACCGGCATCGCCCTGGCGCTGATCATCGGCGGCGTGCTGATCCTCAGCGAAGTGGCGGTGGCCTTCTCCCTGGTGGCGGTCCTGGGCGCCTTCGCCTGCGCCCTGGTCACCGGCGTCATCTTCGGCTTCATGCCGGCCCGCAAAGCAGCCCGACTCGACCCGGTCACGGCCCTCACCAGTGAATGA
- the dkgB gene encoding 2,5-didehydrogluconate reductase DkgB, giving the protein MSVPAFGLGTFRLQGQVVIDSVSTALELGYRAIDTAQIYENEAEVGQAIADSGIPHDELFITSKIWVANFARDKLIPSLKDSLRKLRTDYLDLTLIHWPSPDNQVPVEEFMAALLEAKQLGLTRRIGVSNFTNDLMRQAIAAVGAEHIATHQIELHPYLQNRKVVEYAQSQGIHITSYMTLAYGEVLKDPVIQQLAEQHRATPAQVTLAWAMQSGYAVIPSSTRRANLESNLKACALTLGEADMRRIADLERGHRLTSPAGIAPAWD; this is encoded by the coding sequence ATGTCTGTACCTGCTTTCGGCCTCGGCACCTTTCGCCTGCAAGGCCAGGTCGTCATCGACTCGGTCAGCACCGCGCTTGAGCTGGGCTACCGGGCGATCGACACCGCCCAGATCTATGAGAACGAAGCCGAGGTCGGCCAGGCTATCGCCGACAGCGGCATCCCCCACGACGAGCTGTTTATCACCAGCAAGATCTGGGTCGCCAATTTCGCCCGCGACAAGCTGATCCCCAGCCTCAAGGACAGCCTGCGCAAGCTGCGGACCGACTACCTGGACCTGACCCTGATCCACTGGCCGTCACCGGACAACCAGGTGCCGGTCGAAGAGTTCATGGCGGCGCTGCTGGAGGCCAAGCAACTGGGGCTGACCCGGCGGATCGGGGTTTCCAACTTCACCAACGACCTGATGCGCCAGGCCATCGCCGCGGTCGGCGCCGAACACATCGCCACCCACCAGATCGAACTGCATCCTTACCTGCAGAACCGCAAGGTCGTGGAATACGCGCAAAGCCAGGGGATTCACATCACCTCGTACATGACACTGGCCTACGGTGAAGTGCTCAAGGACCCGGTCATCCAGCAGCTCGCCGAGCAGCATCGGGCGACACCGGCTCAGGTGACCCTGGCCTGGGCCATGCAATCGGGTTATGCGGTGATTCCATCCTCGACCAGGCGCGCGAACCTGGAAAGCAACCTCAAGGCCTGTGCCTTGACCCTGGGCGAAGCAGACATGCGGCGCATCGCCGATCTGGAGCGCGGGCATCGTCTGACCAGCCCCGCCGGCATTGCGCCGGCGTGGGACTGA
- a CDS encoding PaaI family thioesterase produces MQSPSRDATLAQWIAQEQAMRARLAGPGSLSLAEVSALSPAEFFEGIGNGELPSPPIGTLLDFIPIEWSAGHFVFQGTPDARHYNPLGSVHGGYAATLLDSCMGCAIHTRLNKGQGYTTLDLRISYVRALTGSSGPIRAEGKIVHLGRSTALAEGRIYDVDGRLYATGSTTCMILEARG; encoded by the coding sequence ATGCAAAGCCCATCCCGCGACGCCACCCTGGCCCAGTGGATTGCCCAGGAACAGGCCATGCGCGCACGCCTGGCCGGTCCGGGCAGCCTGTCCCTGGCCGAAGTCAGCGCCCTCTCCCCCGCCGAGTTCTTCGAAGGCATCGGCAACGGCGAACTGCCCTCGCCGCCCATCGGCACGCTGCTGGATTTCATCCCCATCGAATGGTCCGCCGGGCACTTCGTGTTCCAGGGCACCCCGGATGCCCGCCATTACAACCCGCTGGGCAGCGTGCACGGCGGTTATGCCGCGACCCTGCTGGATTCCTGCATGGGTTGCGCGATCCACACCCGGCTGAACAAGGGCCAGGGCTACACCACCCTGGACCTGCGCATCAGCTATGTGCGGGCCCTGACCGGCAGCAGCGGGCCGATCCGCGCCGAAGGCAAGATCGTCCACCTGGGCCGCTCCACCGCCCTGGCCGAAGGGCGGATCTACGACGTCGATGGCCGCCTGTACGCCACCGGTTCCACCACCTGCATGATCCTCGAAGCCCGCGGCTGA